The following coding sequences are from one Deltaproteobacteria bacterium window:
- a CDS encoding phosphoketolase family protein, with the protein MSDALPETELETLHACWRAANYLSVGQIYLLDNPLLKEPLTTAHIKPRLLGHWGTTPGLNFIYAHLNRVIRKRDLDVIYIAGPGHGGPGLVANSWLEGTYSEVYPNVSQDERGMRLLFKQFSFPGGIPSHVAPETPGSIHEGGELGYALSHAYGAALDNPGLIVACVVGDGEAETGPLAAAWHSNKFLNPARDGAVLPILHLNGYKIANPTILSRIGRDELESLFVGYGYEPHFVEGSDPTVMHRLMAETLDTVTARIRAVQEAARATGSPTRPRWPMIVLRTPKGWTGPKEVDGLKTEGFWRSHQVPLAELAAKPDHLRLLEEWMRSYRPEELFDENGRLAPELAGMAPEGARRMGANPHANGGLLLKDLRMPDFRDYALEVPRPGKTVGEATRVMGRFLRDVMRRNLESRNFRVFGPDETASNRLGAVFEVTDRAWMADTIPEDDHLARDGRVMEILSEHTCQGWLEGYLLTGRHGIFSTYEAFVHVVDSMFNQHAKWLKTTRSHIPWRRPIASLNYLLSSHVWRQDHNGFSHQDPGFIDHVANKKADVIRAYFPPDANTLLSVTDHCLRSRNYVNVIVAGKQPEPQWLDMDAAVKHCSAGIGIWRWASTDEGAEPDVVMACCGDVPTLETLAAVDILREHVPDLKIRVVNVVDLMKLQHAEDHPHGLGNREFDLLFTTGKPVIFAYHGYPYLIHRLTYRRTNHANLHVHGYKEEGATTTPFDMTVLNELDRFHLVEAVIDRVPKLGTLAAYAKQAVRDKLIDHRQHITRYGEDMPEVRNWTWSR; encoded by the coding sequence ATGTCCGATGCGCTTCCTGAGACAGAGTTGGAGACGCTCCACGCCTGCTGGCGCGCCGCCAACTACCTGTCCGTCGGACAGATCTATCTCCTTGACAACCCCTTGCTGAAGGAGCCGCTGACCACCGCCCACATCAAGCCGCGGCTCCTCGGCCACTGGGGCACCACCCCCGGGCTGAACTTCATCTACGCCCACCTGAACCGCGTGATCCGAAAGCGGGACCTCGACGTCATCTACATCGCCGGTCCGGGCCACGGCGGCCCCGGGCTCGTGGCCAACAGCTGGCTGGAAGGGACCTACAGCGAGGTCTATCCCAACGTGTCCCAGGACGAGAGGGGGATGCGGCTGCTGTTCAAACAGTTCTCGTTTCCGGGCGGCATCCCGAGTCACGTGGCGCCCGAGACTCCGGGCTCCATCCACGAGGGGGGCGAGCTGGGTTACGCGCTCTCCCACGCCTATGGCGCTGCCCTCGACAACCCAGGCCTGATCGTCGCCTGCGTGGTGGGCGACGGCGAGGCCGAGACCGGTCCGCTGGCGGCGGCATGGCACTCCAACAAGTTCCTCAACCCGGCGCGGGACGGGGCGGTGCTGCCCATCCTTCATCTGAACGGCTACAAGATCGCCAACCCCACGATCCTCTCGCGCATCGGCCGCGACGAGCTGGAGAGCCTGTTCGTCGGCTACGGCTACGAGCCTCACTTCGTGGAGGGTTCGGACCCCACGGTGATGCACCGGCTCATGGCCGAGACCCTGGACACGGTCACGGCCCGGATCCGCGCCGTACAGGAAGCGGCGCGCGCCACCGGAAGCCCCACGCGGCCCCGCTGGCCCATGATCGTGCTGCGCACCCCCAAGGGCTGGACCGGCCCGAAAGAGGTGGACGGACTCAAGACCGAAGGCTTCTGGCGCTCCCACCAGGTGCCCCTGGCCGAGCTCGCGGCCAAGCCGGACCACCTGAGGCTCCTGGAGGAATGGATGAGGAGCTACCGTCCGGAGGAACTCTTCGACGAGAACGGGCGGCTGGCGCCGGAACTGGCGGGTATGGCTCCCGAGGGCGCGCGGCGCATGGGCGCCAACCCCCACGCCAACGGCGGCCTCCTGCTCAAGGACCTCCGGATGCCGGACTTTCGCGACTATGCCCTGGAGGTGCCACGGCCCGGCAAGACCGTGGGCGAAGCCACGCGCGTCATGGGACGCTTCCTGCGGGACGTCATGAGGCGCAACCTCGAGAGTCGCAACTTCCGCGTGTTCGGCCCGGACGAGACCGCGTCGAACCGTCTCGGGGCGGTGTTCGAGGTCACCGACCGGGCCTGGATGGCGGACACCATCCCGGAGGACGATCACCTGGCCCGCGACGGCCGGGTGATGGAGATCCTGAGCGAGCACACCTGCCAGGGCTGGCTCGAAGGATACCTCCTCACCGGTCGGCACGGCATCTTCTCCACCTACGAGGCGTTCGTGCACGTGGTGGACTCCATGTTCAACCAGCACGCCAAGTGGCTCAAGACCACCCGGAGCCACATTCCCTGGCGGCGCCCCATCGCCTCCCTCAACTACCTGCTGTCCTCCCACGTGTGGCGCCAGGACCACAACGGCTTCAGCCACCAGGACCCGGGGTTCATCGATCATGTGGCCAACAAGAAGGCCGACGTCATCCGGGCGTACTTCCCGCCGGACGCCAACACGCTGCTCTCCGTCACGGACCACTGCCTCCGGAGCCGCAACTACGTCAACGTCATCGTGGCGGGCAAGCAGCCGGAGCCCCAGTGGCTGGACATGGACGCGGCCGTCAAGCACTGCAGCGCGGGCATCGGCATCTGGCGATGGGCGAGCACCGACGAGGGCGCGGAGCCGGACGTGGTCATGGCGTGCTGCGGCGACGTCCCTACCCTAGAGACCCTGGCGGCGGTGGACATCCTGCGCGAGCACGTTCCTGACCTGAAGATCCGCGTCGTCAACGTGGTGGACCTGATGAAGCTGCAGCACGCGGAGGACCACCCCCACGGGCTCGGCAACCGGGAGTTCGACCTTCTCTTCACCACCGGCAAGCCCGTGATCTTCGCCTATCACGGCTATCCCTACCTTATCCATCGCCTGACCTACCGGCGCACGAACCACGCGAACCTCCACGTCCACGGCTACAAGGAGGAGGGCGCCACCACCACTCCCTTCGACATGACCGTGCTCAACGAGCTCGACCGCTTCCACCTGGTGGAGGCGGTCATCGACAGGGTCCCCAAGCTGGGGACCCTCGCCGCGTACGCCAAGCAGGCGGTGCGCGACAAGCTCATCGACCACCGCCAGCACATCACCCGCTACGGCGAGGACATGCCGGAGGTGCGCAACTGGACCTGGTCCCGTTGA
- a CDS encoding integrase arm-type DNA-binding domain-containing protein, protein MAKLKYRTISKRTVDRLSVEERDAVFWDDKLPGFGVGVYPSGSKVYVVQTRRKGRSQRVTLGRHGVLTADGARRRWRSRGSRAAKSRWRGRRGR, encoded by the coding sequence ATGGCCAAGTTGAAGTACCGGACGATCTCCAAGCGCACCGTCGATAGGCTCTCCGTGGAGGAGCGGGACGCGGTGTTCTGGGACGACAAGCTCCCGGGCTTCGGGGTAGGGGTCTATCCGTCGGGGTCTAAGGTGTACGTGGTACAGACCCGGCGCAAGGGCCGGTCGCAGCGGGTGACGCTCGGGCGCCACGGGGTGCTCACAGCCGACGGCGCGAGGCGGCGCTGGCGATCTCGCGGATCAAGAGCGGCCAAGAGCCGGTGGAGAGGGCGCCGGGGACGGTGA